One segment of Panicum virgatum strain AP13 chromosome 3K, P.virgatum_v5, whole genome shotgun sequence DNA contains the following:
- the LOC120699772 gene encoding uncharacterized protein LOC120699772: MPVEWIPLVGILLNVASRVVENTGEALRYRKKCQLLRTRVQIITTHLRALNEAQWTPDPLATKDTLECLRQVLGRAEALVASCLRRKKAFDFLKAFRNKGEFAFVDEQISHIMEAFHLANYTLLLLLSNDRDDRIFMVVLDTLIEDGACRRLPQNKKDEVFKHMSGLPQSDNMPPEKRKRLDLITRDLRAGSYLRQCGFAGSTSSGNRGQNHNDDPVLKKVADLAEALVEEAKAVRSHNKEEVQRVAQLAQKVIYLLPHLQPPLPTRNQETITELQDDLNGALQNIAQHRPLQCGPSALTLRAGSFRRQEAKRIAELGNSIEKGYQTLTLKVVQHITTGNA; this comes from the exons ATGCCGGTGGAGTGGATCCCGTTGGTGGGGATCCTGCTTAACGTGGCCTCTCGAGTGGTGGAAAACACGGGTGAAGCTCTGCGCTACAGGAAGAAGTGCCAACTCCTTCGGACTCGCGTGCAAATAATCACGACCCACCTGCGCGCTCTGAACGAAGCACAATGGACGCCGGACCCGCTGGCGACCAAGGACACACTGGAATGCCTTCGCCAAGTCCTCGGCCGCGCCGAGGCCCTCGTGGCGTCCTGCCTTCGCAGGAAGAAGGCCTTCGACTTCCTCAAGGCTTTCAGGAACAAGGGCGAGTTCGCCTTCGTGGATGAGCAGATCAGCCACATCATGGAGGCCTTCCACCTGGCCAATTATACCCTGCTTCTTCTCCTTTCCAACGACCGCGACGACCGCATCTTCATGGTGGTGCTTGACACGCTAATCGAAGATGGTGCCTGCAGGCGCCTACCGCAG AACAAAAAGGATGAAGTGTTCAAACATATGAGCGGATTGCCACAAAGTGACAATATGCCACCGGAGAAGAGGAAGCGGCTGGATTTGATAACAAGGGACCTAAGAGCGGGATCATACCTGCGACAATG CGGGTTCGCAGGGAGCACGTCGTCAGGAAACAGGGGCCAGAACCACAACGACGACCCTGTGCTGAAAAAAGTTGCCGACTTGGCGGAGGCACTCGTGGAGGAGGCGAAGGCTGTGAGGAGCCACAACAAGGAGGAGGTTCAGCGGGTGGCCCAACTCGCGCAGAAGGTGATCTACCTCCTGCCCCATCTGCAGCCGCCCCTGCCGACGCGGAATCAAGAGACGATCACCGAGCTCCAGGACGACCTCAATGGCGCGCTCCAAAACATCGCGCAGCACAGGCCCCTTCAGTGCGGCCCTTCGGCCCTGACCCTGAGGGCCGGCAGCTTCCGGAGGCAGGAAGCCAAACGAATCGCCGAGCTTGGAAACAGCATCGAGAAGGGCTATCAAACCCTCACGCTCAAGGTCGTGCAGCACATCACCACCGGCAACGCGTAA